Proteins from a single region of Nakamurella deserti:
- the rplC gene encoding 50S ribosomal protein L3, giving the protein MTDSIKGILGHKLGMTQVFDANNRVVPVSVVAAGPVLVTAVRTVEKDGYSAVQLAFGAIDPRKVNKPETGHFSKAGVTPRRHVVELRTEDVSGYEVGQELTAAEVFQAGVSVDVTGTSKGKGTAGVMKRHGFKGLGAGHGVHRKHRSPGSIGGCSTPGRVFKGMRMAGRHGNSKVTTQNLTVHAVDADKNLLLIKGAVPGPKGGLLLVRSAVKAGKGA; this is encoded by the coding sequence ATGACTGACTCGATCAAGGGGATCCTGGGCCACAAGCTCGGGATGACCCAGGTCTTCGACGCGAACAACCGGGTCGTCCCGGTCTCCGTCGTCGCCGCCGGCCCGGTGCTCGTCACCGCGGTGCGCACGGTGGAGAAGGACGGCTACAGCGCGGTCCAGCTCGCCTTCGGCGCCATCGACCCGCGCAAGGTCAACAAGCCCGAGACCGGGCACTTCAGCAAGGCCGGTGTGACCCCGCGTCGCCACGTCGTCGAGCTGCGCACCGAGGACGTCTCGGGCTACGAGGTGGGCCAGGAGCTCACCGCGGCCGAGGTGTTCCAGGCGGGCGTGTCCGTCGACGTCACCGGCACCAGCAAGGGCAAGGGCACCGCGGGTGTCATGAAGCGTCACGGCTTCAAGGGCCTCGGCGCCGGTCACGGTGTGCACCGCAAGCACCGCTCGCCCGGCTCCATCGGCGGTTGCTCGACCCCCGGTCGCGTGTTCAAGGGCATGCGGATGGCCGGTCGCCACGGCAACAGCAAGGTGACGACGCAGAACCTCACCGTGCACGCTGTCGACGCCGACAAGAACCTGCTGCTCATCAAGGGTGCCGTCCCCGGCCCCAAGGGCGGGCTGCTGCTGGTCCGTTCCGCTGTCAAGGCTGGAAAGGGCGCCTGA
- the rplO gene encoding 50S ribosomal protein L15, whose translation MTIKLHHLRPAPGAKTAKTRLGRGEGSKGKTAGRGTKGTGARKNTPAGFEGGQVPIHMRLPKLKGFKNRFGTTYQVVNVGQLATLFPQGGSVSVEDLVGKGAVRSGQLVKVLGDGDIAGVSLQVSAHAFSGSAKDKLASAGGSATAL comes from the coding sequence ATGACGATCAAGCTGCATCACCTGCGGCCCGCCCCCGGCGCCAAGACGGCCAAGACCCGTCTCGGCCGCGGTGAGGGCTCCAAGGGCAAGACCGCCGGTCGTGGCACCAAGGGCACCGGCGCCCGCAAGAACACCCCCGCCGGTTTCGAGGGTGGCCAGGTCCCGATCCACATGCGGCTCCCGAAGCTCAAGGGCTTCAAGAACCGCTTCGGGACCACCTACCAGGTGGTCAACGTCGGCCAGCTGGCGACGCTGTTCCCCCAGGGTGGCTCCGTGTCCGTCGAGGACCTGGTCGGCAAGGGCGCTGTCCGCAGCGGCCAGCTGGTCAAGGTGCTCGGCGACGGCGACATCGCCGGGGTGTCGCTGCAGGTGAGCGCACACGCGTTCTCCGGCTCGGCGAAGGACAAGCTGGCCTCGGCCGGCGGCAGCGCCACCGCGCTGTAG
- the rplW gene encoding 50S ribosomal protein L23 has protein sequence MSVTDPRDIILKPVVSEKSYSLLESGRYTFEVHPDANKTQIKIAIEQIFSVRVVSVNTLNRTGKRKRTRAGFGSRKSTKRAIVSLSPDSKPIEIFTGA, from the coding sequence GTGAGCGTCACCGATCCTCGCGACATCATCCTCAAGCCGGTCGTCTCGGAGAAGAGCTACAGCCTTCTCGAGTCCGGCCGGTACACCTTCGAGGTCCACCCCGACGCCAACAAGACGCAGATCAAGATCGCCATCGAGCAGATCTTCTCCGTCCGGGTCGTCTCGGTGAACACGCTGAACCGTACGGGCAAGCGCAAGCGCACCCGCGCCGGCTTCGGCAGCCGCAAGTCGACCAAGCGCGCGATCGTCTCGCTGTCCCCGGACAGCAAGCCGATCGAGATCTTCACGGGCGCCTGA
- the rplX gene encoding 50S ribosomal protein L24 gives MKVKKGDTVLVIAGKDKGAKGKVIQAYPDTQRVLVEGVNRIKKHTKVSSTERGAKSGGIVTQEAAIHISNVMVVDNDGKPTRVGKRGTEGDESRRIRFSRKTGKEL, from the coding sequence ATGAAGGTGAAGAAGGGCGACACCGTTCTGGTGATCGCAGGTAAGGACAAGGGCGCCAAGGGCAAGGTCATCCAGGCCTACCCGGACACCCAGCGCGTCCTCGTCGAGGGCGTCAACCGGATCAAGAAGCACACCAAGGTGTCCAGCACCGAGCGTGGCGCGAAGTCCGGCGGCATCGTCACCCAGGAAGCCGCGATCCACATCTCCAACGTGATGGTCGTGGACAACGACGGCAAGCCGACGCGCGTCGGCAAGCGGGGCACGGAGGGCGACGAGTCCCGTCGCATCCGCTTCTCGCGCAAGACCGGGAAGGAGCTGTAA
- the rplR gene encoding 50S ribosomal protein L18 yields MAIKTGNTEIGVRAGKNISQKRATARATRHFRLRKKVVGDAARPRLVVTRSARHIVAQIVDDAQGHTLASASSLEADLRGLTADKTAKAKRVGELVADRAKAAGVTTVVFDRGGDKYHGRIAALADAARGAGLEF; encoded by the coding sequence ATGGCTATCAAGACAGGCAACACCGAGATCGGCGTCCGCGCCGGCAAGAACATCTCGCAGAAGCGGGCCACGGCCCGGGCCACCCGCCACTTCCGTCTGCGCAAGAAGGTCGTCGGCGACGCCGCGCGGCCGCGTCTCGTGGTCACCCGCTCCGCGCGCCACATCGTCGCCCAGATCGTCGACGACGCCCAGGGTCACACCCTGGCGTCGGCCTCGAGCCTGGAAGCCGATCTGCGTGGGCTGACCGCCGACAAGACCGCCAAGGCCAAGCGCGTGGGCGAGCTCGTCGCCGACCGCGCCAAGGCCGCCGGCGTCACCACCGTGGTCTTCGACCGTGGTGGCGACAAGTACCACGGCCGGATCGCCGCTCTGGCCGACGCCGCCCGCGGCGCCGGACTGGAGTTCTGA
- the rpsQ gene encoding 30S ribosomal protein S17, with protein MSESQEVAAETAEAAVKRNDRKVREGLVVSDKMDKTIVVALEDRVKHPRYSKVIRRTSKVKAHDENGIAGIGDRVLLMETRPLSATKRWRLVEVLEKAK; from the coding sequence ATGAGCGAGTCGCAGGAAGTGGCAGCCGAGACTGCTGAGGCGGCCGTGAAGCGCAACGACCGCAAGGTCCGCGAGGGCCTCGTCGTCTCGGACAAGATGGACAAGACGATCGTGGTGGCGCTGGAGGACCGGGTCAAGCACCCGCGGTACTCCAAGGTCATCCGCCGGACCTCCAAGGTCAAGGCGCACGACGAGAACGGCATCGCCGGTATCGGCGACCGCGTGCTGCTGATGGAGACCCGGCCGCTGTCGGCGACCAAGCGCTGGCGCCTCGTCGAGGTGCTCGAGAAGGCCAAGTAG
- the rplB gene encoding 50S ribosomal protein L2: MGIRKYKPTTPGRRGSSVADFSEITRTTPEKSLIAPLHSKGGRNVHGRVTARHQGGGHKRAYRLIDFRRADKDGVPAKVAHIEYDPNRTARIALLHFADGEKRYIIAPEKLVQGAQVETGAGADIKPGNNLPLRNIPVGTVIHAIELRPGGGAKMARSAGSKVQLVAKDGPYAQLRLPSGEVRNVDIRCRATIGEVGNAEQSNINWGKAGRMRWKGKRPSVRGVAMNPVDHPHGGGEGKTSGGRHPVNPAGKPEGRTRRPNKASDALIVRRRRKSGKKR; this comes from the coding sequence ATGGGCATTCGTAAGTACAAGCCGACGACTCCGGGTCGTCGCGGTTCCTCGGTGGCGGATTTCTCCGAGATCACCCGCACGACCCCCGAGAAGTCCCTCATCGCGCCGCTGCACAGCAAGGGCGGCCGCAACGTCCACGGTCGGGTCACCGCCCGGCACCAGGGTGGCGGTCACAAGCGCGCCTACCGTCTGATCGACTTCCGTCGCGCGGACAAGGACGGCGTGCCGGCCAAGGTCGCTCACATCGAGTACGACCCGAACCGCACCGCGCGCATCGCGCTGCTGCACTTCGCGGACGGCGAGAAGCGCTACATCATCGCCCCGGAGAAGCTGGTCCAGGGCGCGCAGGTCGAGACCGGGGCCGGGGCCGACATCAAGCCCGGCAACAACCTCCCGCTGCGCAACATCCCGGTCGGCACCGTGATCCACGCGATCGAGCTCCGCCCCGGTGGCGGCGCCAAGATGGCCCGCTCCGCCGGGTCGAAGGTGCAGCTCGTCGCCAAGGACGGCCCCTACGCGCAGCTCCGGTTGCCGTCGGGTGAGGTCCGCAACGTCGACATCCGCTGCCGCGCCACCATCGGCGAGGTCGGCAACGCCGAGCAGAGCAACATCAACTGGGGCAAGGCCGGCCGTATGCGCTGGAAGGGCAAGCGCCCCTCCGTCCGTGGTGTCGCCATGAACCCGGTCGACCACCCGCACGGTGGTGGTGAGGGCAAGACCTCCGGTGGCCGCCACCCGGTCAACCCGGCCGGTAAGCCCGAAGGCCGCACCCGTCGGCCGAACAAGGCCAGCGATGCCCTCATCGTCCGCCGCCGGCGCAAGTCCGGTAAGAAGCGCTAA
- the rpmC gene encoding 50S ribosomal protein L29: MAGANEMRELNADELLIKLRESKEELFNLRFQMATGQMDNNRRLRTVKHDIARIYTVMRERELGLSVGPDGKGVTA; the protein is encoded by the coding sequence ATGGCCGGAGCCAATGAGATGCGTGAACTGAACGCGGACGAGCTGTTGATCAAGCTCCGCGAGTCCAAGGAAGAGCTGTTCAACCTGCGGTTCCAGATGGCCACCGGCCAGATGGACAACAACCGCCGGTTGCGCACGGTGAAGCACGACATCGCGCGGATCTACACCGTGATGCGCGAACGTGAACTCGGCCTGTCGGTCGGGCCGGACGGAAAGGGCGTGACCGCATGA
- the rplF gene encoding 50S ribosomal protein L6, translating into MSRIGRLPIPVPAGVEVNINGSSVAVKGPKGALSHVVVEPISVTKESDGTLSVTRPDDERDSRARHGLTRTLVNNMVVGVTTGYVKPMEIVGVGYRVAAEGRNLVFSLGYSHPVPVTAPEGITFVVESPTRFRVEGIDKQLVGEVAANIRKLRRPDPYKGKGVRYAGEVVRRKVGKTGK; encoded by the coding sequence ATGTCTCGTATCGGTAGGCTCCCGATCCCCGTTCCCGCGGGCGTCGAGGTCAACATCAACGGTTCGTCCGTCGCGGTCAAGGGCCCCAAGGGCGCCCTCAGCCACGTCGTGGTCGAGCCCATCTCGGTGACGAAGGAGTCCGACGGCACGCTGTCGGTCACCCGTCCCGACGACGAGCGCGATTCCCGGGCCCGTCACGGCCTGACCCGCACGCTGGTCAACAACATGGTCGTCGGTGTCACCACCGGCTACGTCAAGCCGATGGAGATCGTCGGCGTCGGTTACCGCGTCGCCGCCGAGGGTCGCAACCTCGTGTTCTCCCTCGGTTACTCGCACCCGGTGCCGGTCACCGCGCCCGAGGGCATCACGTTCGTGGTCGAGAGCCCGACCCGCTTCCGCGTCGAGGGCATCGACAAGCAGCTGGTCGGCGAGGTCGCCGCGAACATCCGCAAGTTGCGCCGTCCCGACCCGTACAAGGGCAAGGGTGTGCGGTACGCCGGCGAGGTCGTCCGGCGCAAGGTCGGGAAGACGGGTAAGTAA
- the rpsE gene encoding 30S ribosomal protein S5, with the protein MPGPARRDNNAAGGGARDGDRRDRRDGGRRDGRRDAPVEKNPLLERIVATNRVAKVVKGGRRFSFTALVVVGDGNGSVGVGYGKAKEIPAAIAKGVEEAKKSMFKVPRIGDTIPHPIQGEAAAGVVLLRPASPGTGVIAGGPVRAVLECAGIHDILSKSLGSDNPINIVHATIAGLKGLVRPEEVAARRGLPVEDVAPHKMLLAQANALSARVGV; encoded by the coding sequence ATGCCCGGACCCGCACGGCGCGACAACAACGCCGCCGGTGGCGGCGCTCGCGACGGTGACCGTCGTGACCGTCGTGACGGAGGCCGTCGCGACGGCCGCCGTGACGCACCGGTAGAGAAGAACCCGCTGCTCGAGCGCATCGTGGCGACGAACCGTGTCGCCAAGGTCGTCAAGGGTGGTCGTCGCTTCAGCTTCACCGCCCTGGTCGTCGTCGGCGACGGCAACGGCTCGGTCGGCGTCGGCTACGGCAAGGCCAAGGAGATCCCCGCGGCCATCGCCAAGGGCGTCGAAGAGGCCAAGAAGAGCATGTTCAAGGTGCCGCGCATCGGCGACACCATCCCGCACCCGATCCAGGGGGAGGCCGCAGCCGGCGTCGTCCTGCTGCGTCCGGCCTCCCCGGGTACCGGCGTCATCGCCGGTGGCCCGGTGCGTGCCGTCCTGGAGTGCGCGGGGATCCACGACATCCTCAGCAAGTCGCTGGGCTCGGACAACCCGATCAACATCGTGCACGCCACGATCGCGGGTCTGAAGGGTCTGGTCCGTCCGGAAGAGGTCGCGGCCCGCCGCGGTCTCCCGGTCGAGGACGTCGCTCCGCACAAGATGCTGCTGGCCCAGGCCAACGCCCTCTCGGCGCGAGTGGGGGTCTGA
- the rplE gene encoding 50S ribosomal protein L5, whose translation MTTAINSVPTNEFARPVPRLKQRYNDEIRSGLNEQFSYANIMQIPGVVKVVVNMGVGEAARDSKLIEGAVRDLSAITGQKPLVRKARKSIAQFKLREGMPIGAKVTLRGDRMWEFLDRLLTIALPRIRDFRGLSATQFDGNGNYTFGLNEQSMFHEIDIDRIDRPRGMDITVVTSAATDDEGRALLKQLGFPFKEN comes from the coding sequence ATGACCACCGCTATCAACAGTGTCCCGACCAACGAGTTCGCCCGTCCGGTCCCGCGGCTGAAGCAGCGCTACAACGACGAGATCCGCAGCGGCCTGAACGAGCAGTTCAGCTACGCCAACATCATGCAGATCCCCGGTGTGGTCAAGGTCGTCGTCAACATGGGCGTCGGCGAGGCCGCGCGTGACTCGAAGCTGATCGAGGGTGCCGTCCGCGACCTCTCGGCCATCACCGGGCAGAAGCCGCTGGTCCGCAAGGCCCGCAAGTCGATCGCGCAGTTCAAGCTCCGTGAGGGCATGCCGATCGGCGCGAAGGTCACCCTGCGCGGCGACCGGATGTGGGAGTTCCTGGACCGGCTGCTGACCATCGCGCTGCCGCGTATCCGTGACTTCCGCGGTCTGTCGGCCACCCAGTTCGACGGGAACGGCAACTACACGTTCGGTCTGAACGAGCAGTCGATGTTCCACGAGATCGACATCGACCGGATCGACCGGCCGCGCGGTATGGACATCACCGTCGTGACCTCGGCCGCGACCGACGACGAAGGCCGTGCGCTGCTCAAGCAGCTCGGCTTCCCCTTCAAGGAGAACTGA
- the rplD gene encoding 50S ribosomal protein L4, with protein sequence MTTVSITSPAGEATGTVELPDTIFDVQASIPLMHQVVTAQLNAGRQGTHSTKTRAEVSGGGKKPYRQKGTGRARQGSTRSPQFVGGGISHGPQPRDYTQKVPKKMKAAALRGALSDRARGGNVHVLSSLVEGTTPSTKTARAALAAVATSKNVLIVLSRTDEAGWLSLRNLPETHLLFADQLNTYDVLLSDDVVFTKSALDEFLAFQQVSVVTAAELTELTAADDAEVSLAKAPAAEKEEEK encoded by the coding sequence ATGACCACCGTCTCCATCACCTCGCCGGCCGGCGAGGCCACCGGCACCGTCGAGCTGCCGGACACCATCTTCGACGTCCAGGCCAGCATCCCGCTGATGCACCAGGTCGTCACGGCCCAGCTCAACGCCGGTCGCCAGGGCACGCACTCCACGAAGACGCGCGCCGAGGTCTCCGGTGGCGGCAAGAAGCCGTACCGCCAGAAGGGCACCGGCCGCGCCCGCCAGGGCTCGACCCGCTCGCCGCAGTTCGTCGGCGGTGGCATCTCGCACGGCCCGCAGCCGCGTGACTACACGCAGAAGGTCCCGAAGAAGATGAAGGCCGCCGCGCTGCGCGGCGCCCTCTCCGACCGGGCCCGTGGCGGGAACGTGCACGTGCTGTCGTCGCTGGTCGAGGGCACCACGCCGTCCACCAAGACGGCCCGGGCCGCTCTCGCTGCGGTGGCCACGTCCAAGAACGTGCTGATCGTGCTGTCGCGCACCGACGAGGCCGGCTGGCTGAGCCTGCGCAACCTGCCGGAGACGCACCTGCTCTTCGCCGACCAGCTCAACACCTACGACGTGCTGCTCTCCGACGACGTGGTCTTCACCAAGTCCGCGCTCGACGAGTTCCTCGCGTTCCAGCAGGTCTCCGTCGTCACCGCCGCCGAGCTCACCGAGCTCACCGCCGCCGACGACGCCGAGGTCAGCCTGGCCAAGGCCCCCGCCGCAGAGAAGGAGGAGGAGAAGTGA
- the rplP gene encoding 50S ribosomal protein L16 has translation MLIPRKVKHRKQHRPHRTGMATGGTAVTFGSYGIQALEPAYVTNRQIESARIAINRHIKRGGKVWINIFPDRPLTKKPAEVRMGSGKGSPEWWVANIKPGRVLFEMSYPNDEVAREALRRAIHKLPMKCRIVTREGGES, from the coding sequence ATGCTGATCCCCCGCAAGGTCAAGCACCGCAAGCAGCACCGTCCGCACCGGACGGGCATGGCCACCGGTGGCACCGCGGTCACGTTCGGCAGCTACGGCATCCAGGCTCTGGAGCCGGCCTACGTGACCAACCGGCAGATCGAGTCCGCTCGTATCGCCATCAACCGGCACATCAAGCGTGGCGGCAAGGTCTGGATCAACATCTTCCCGGACCGCCCGCTGACCAAGAAGCCCGCCGAGGTCCGCATGGGCTCCGGTAAGGGTTCGCCCGAGTGGTGGGTGGCCAACATCAAGCCCGGCCGCGTGCTGTTCGAGATGAGTTACCCGAATGACGAGGTGGCCCGCGAGGCTCTGCGCCGCGCGATCCACAAGCTGCCGATGAAGTGCCGAATCGTGACGCGTGAGGGCGGTGAATCCTGA
- the rpsS gene encoding 30S ribosomal protein S19, with the protein MPRSLKKGPFVDDHLLKKVDVANDKNSKAVIKTWSRRSTIIPDMLGHTIAVHDGRKHVPVFVTESMVGHKLGEFAPTRTFKGHVKEDRRARRG; encoded by the coding sequence ATGCCACGCAGCCTCAAGAAGGGCCCGTTCGTCGACGACCACCTGCTCAAGAAGGTGGACGTCGCCAACGACAAGAACTCCAAGGCCGTGATCAAGACCTGGTCACGCCGCTCCACGATCATCCCGGACATGCTGGGACACACGATCGCGGTGCACGACGGCCGCAAGCACGTCCCGGTGTTCGTCACTGAGTCGATGGTCGGTCACAAGCTGGGCGAATTCGCCCCGACGCGGACCTTCAAGGGCCACGTCAAGGAAGACCGTCGCGCCCGTCGCGGCTAG
- the rplV gene encoding 50S ribosomal protein L22, producing the protein MNARPDTRATQGAPLQGARAQARYVRMTPMKVRRVVDLVRGRSVEDALTILKFAPQAAAEPVSKVIASAAANAENNAGLDRSTLVIATATVDEGPTAKRFQPRAQGRAFRIRKRSSHITIEVVSVSGADTGGSNRARRAQGTAQNQKGRTS; encoded by the coding sequence ATGAATGCTCGCCCAGATACAAGGGCCACCCAGGGAGCACCGCTCCAGGGTGCCCGGGCGCAGGCGCGGTACGTGCGCATGACGCCGATGAAGGTCAGGCGCGTTGTCGACCTCGTCCGCGGCCGCTCGGTCGAGGACGCACTGACGATCCTGAAGTTCGCCCCGCAGGCCGCCGCCGAGCCGGTGTCGAAGGTCATCGCCTCTGCCGCCGCCAACGCCGAGAACAACGCCGGTCTCGACCGGAGCACGTTGGTCATCGCGACCGCGACGGTGGACGAGGGTCCGACCGCCAAGCGTTTCCAGCCGCGGGCCCAGGGTCGCGCGTTCCGGATCCGCAAGCGCTCCAGCCACATCACCATCGAAGTCGTCTCGGTGTCCGGTGCGGACACCGGCGGGTCCAACCGGGCCCGCAGGGCCCAGGGCACCGCGCAGAACCAGAAGGGCAGGACCTCCTAG
- the rplN gene encoding 50S ribosomal protein L14: MIQQESRLRVADNTGAKEILCIRVLGGSGRRYAGIGDIIVATVKDAIPGAGVKKGDVVKAVIVRTVKEKRRQDGSYIKFDENAAVLIKADGDPRGTRIFGPVGRELRDKRYMKIISLAPEVL, from the coding sequence GTGATTCAGCAAGAGTCCAGGCTCCGGGTGGCTGACAACACCGGCGCCAAGGAGATTCTGTGCATCCGCGTGCTCGGCGGCTCGGGGCGGCGTTACGCCGGCATCGGCGACATCATCGTCGCCACCGTGAAGGACGCCATCCCCGGCGCCGGAGTGAAGAAGGGCGATGTGGTCAAGGCCGTCATCGTCCGCACCGTCAAGGAGAAGCGTCGTCAGGACGGCTCCTACATCAAGTTCGACGAGAACGCCGCTGTGCTGATCAAGGCCGACGGCGATCCCCGTGGTACCCGCATCTTCGGGCCGGTCGGCCGGGAACTGCGCGACAAGCGCTACATGAAGATCATCTCGCTGGCACCGGAGGTGCTCTGA
- the msrA gene encoding peptide-methionine (S)-S-oxide reductase MsrA, translated as MTTQRAVLAGGCFWGMQDLIRKQPGVVSTRVGYTGGHTPNATYRNHGNHAEAIEIEYDPAVTTYRDLLEFFFQIHDPSTRNRQGNDVGASYRSAIFYLDDEQLATAKDTIADVDASGLWPGKVVTEVVPAEEFWEAEPEHQDYLERMPWGYTCHFPRPNWKLPRRATVSS; from the coding sequence ATGACGACGCAGCGCGCGGTACTCGCCGGTGGGTGCTTCTGGGGCATGCAGGACCTGATCCGCAAGCAGCCGGGAGTGGTGTCCACCCGGGTCGGCTACACCGGTGGTCACACGCCGAACGCGACCTACCGCAACCACGGCAACCACGCCGAGGCGATCGAGATCGAGTACGACCCGGCGGTGACGACGTACCGGGATCTGCTGGAGTTCTTCTTCCAGATCCACGACCCGTCCACCCGCAACCGACAGGGCAACGACGTGGGCGCCAGCTACCGCTCCGCGATCTTCTACCTCGACGACGAGCAGCTGGCGACGGCGAAGGACACCATCGCCGACGTGGACGCATCCGGTCTGTGGCCGGGCAAGGTCGTGACCGAGGTGGTGCCGGCCGAGGAGTTCTGGGAGGCCGAGCCCGAGCACCAGGACTACCTCGAGCGGATGCCGTGGGGCTACACCTGCCACTTCCCCCGGCCGAACTGGAAGCTCCCGCGACGGGCCACCGTCAGCAGCTGA
- the rpsH gene encoding 30S ribosomal protein S8, producing MSMTDPIADMLTRIRNANSAFHDEVTMPFSKLKGHIADILVKEGYIGSWTTEDATVGKTLKITLKYGPSRERSLAGIKRVSKPGLRIYTRSTELPKVLGGLGIAIISTSDGLLTDRQAHKKKVGGEVLAYVW from the coding sequence ATGTCAATGACGGATCCCATCGCGGACATGCTCACGCGCATCCGCAACGCCAACTCGGCGTTCCACGATGAGGTGACGATGCCCTTCTCGAAGCTGAAGGGGCACATCGCCGACATCCTGGTCAAGGAGGGCTACATCGGCTCCTGGACCACCGAGGACGCCACGGTCGGCAAGACCCTCAAGATCACCCTCAAGTACGGGCCCAGCCGTGAGCGCTCGCTCGCCGGCATCAAGCGCGTCTCCAAGCCCGGGCTGCGCATCTACACGCGCTCGACCGAGCTCCCCAAGGTCCTCGGCGGTCTCGGTATCGCCATCATCTCGACCTCCGACGGTCTGCTGACCGATCGTCAGGCCCACAAGAAGAAGGTAGGCGGGGAAGTCCTCGCCTACGTCTGGTAG
- the rpmD gene encoding 50S ribosomal protein L30, translated as MAFQVTQKRSIIGVKPNQRETVRSLGLKRINHTVVVPDNAVNRGYLHTVRHLIEVEEVSEVGGSE; from the coding sequence ATGGCTTTCCAGGTCACGCAGAAGCGCTCCATCATCGGAGTCAAGCCGAACCAGCGGGAGACCGTCCGCTCGCTCGGTCTGAAGAGGATCAACCACACGGTGGTCGTGCCGGACAACGCGGTGAACCGCGGTTACCTGCACACCGTGCGGCACCTGATCGAGGTCGAGGAAGTTTCAGAAGTGGGTGGTTCCGAATGA
- the rpsC gene encoding 30S ribosomal protein S3 translates to MGQKINPHGFRLGITTDWSSRWYADKAYAEYVAEDVAIRKLMAKGMDRAGISKVEIERTRDRVRVDIHTARPGIVIGRRGAEADRIRTQLEKLTGKQVQLNILEVRNPESDAQLVAQGVAEQLSNRVSFRRAMRKSMQSALRSGAVKGIRVKCSGRLGGAEMSRSEFYREGRVPLHTLRANIDYGFFEAKTTFGRIGVKVWIYKGDLLGTLGEQKAEAAAAASRAAGGPARGGDRAERPRGRRSGASGTTPTSTDAGRAAAEGTPEAGSVAAAATPVPAETEA, encoded by the coding sequence GTGGGTCAGAAGATCAACCCGCACGGTTTCCGACTCGGTATCACCACCGACTGGAGCTCGCGCTGGTACGCCGACAAGGCCTACGCCGAGTACGTGGCCGAGGACGTCGCCATCCGCAAGCTGATGGCCAAGGGCATGGACCGCGCCGGCATCTCCAAGGTCGAGATCGAGCGCACCCGTGACCGGGTCCGGGTGGACATCCACACGGCCCGCCCCGGCATCGTCATCGGCCGCCGTGGCGCCGAGGCCGACCGCATCCGCACCCAGCTGGAGAAGTTGACCGGCAAGCAGGTGCAGCTGAACATCCTCGAGGTCCGCAACCCCGAGTCGGATGCGCAGCTGGTCGCCCAGGGCGTCGCGGAGCAGCTGTCTAACCGCGTCAGCTTCCGTCGCGCGATGCGCAAGTCCATGCAGAGCGCGCTGCGCTCGGGCGCCGTCAAGGGCATCCGGGTCAAGTGCTCCGGCCGTCTGGGTGGGGCCGAGATGTCCCGCTCGGAGTTCTACCGCGAAGGTCGGGTGCCGCTGCACACGCTCCGCGCGAACATCGACTACGGCTTCTTCGAGGCCAAGACCACGTTCGGCCGCATCGGCGTCAAGGTCTGGATCTACAAGGGTGACCTGCTGGGCACCCTCGGCGAGCAGAAGGCCGAGGCCGCTGCGGCCGCGTCCCGCGCCGCCGGTGGTCCGGCCCGTGGCGGCGACCGTGCCGAGCGTCCGCGTGGCCGTCGTTCGGGTGCCTCGGGCACCACGCCGACGTCGACCGACGCCGGTCGCGCCGCCGCCGAGGGCACACCCGAGGCCGGCAGTGTCGCGGCTGCGGCCACGCCCGTTCCCGCAGAGACGGAGGCCTGA
- a CDS encoding type Z 30S ribosomal protein S14: protein MAKTSLINKAKKTPKFKVRGYTRCNKCGRPHSVYKKFGLCRICLRDMAHAGELPGITKSSW, encoded by the coding sequence ATGGCCAAGACGTCCCTGATCAACAAGGCCAAGAAGACCCCGAAGTTCAAGGTCCGTGGGTACACCCGCTGCAACAAGTGCGGTCGTCCGCACTCGGTGTACAAGAAGTTCGGTCTGTGCCGCATCTGCCTGCGGGACATGGCGCACGCCGGCGAACTGCCCGGTATCACCAAGTCCTCCTGGTAG